The Podospora bellae-mahoneyi strain CBS 112042 chromosome 7, whole genome shotgun sequence genome includes a window with the following:
- the TRP3_2 gene encoding anthranilate synthase / indole-3-glycerol phosphate synthase (BUSCO:EOG09261OLD; EggNog:ENOG503NU49; COG:E; MEROPS:MER0045094): MKMPAIIDHSPHHPDPSPLVPTASNLILIDNYDSFTWNVYQYLVLEGAKVTVFRNDQITLEELIAKKPTQLVISPGPGHPGTDSGISRDAIKHFAGKVPIFGVCMGQQCMIDLYGGEVSFAGEILHGKTSPLCHDGKGVYAGLAQDLPVTRYHSLAGTHVTLPKCLQVTSWIANQDGSKGVIMGVRHTEYTIEGVQFHPESILSADGRLMLKNFLYMQGGTWAENERLQKASQESKIVPKKAIPAKNNILQKIYAHRKEAVAAQKQIPSQRPSDLQAAYNLNLAPPQISLVDRLRQSPFDVALAAEIKRGSPSKGIFALNIDAPTQARRYALAGASVISVLTEPEWFKGSIEDLRAVRQVLNGMPNRPAVLRKEFIFEEYQILEARLAGADTVLLIVKMLEIDLLERLYEYSLSLGMEPLVEVQNAEEMTIAIKLGAKAIGVNNRNLENFEVDLGTTGRLKEMVPKDTFLLALSGINSHQDVLDCKRDGINGILVGEAIMRAPDASKFIRELCAGPETAAPQRVTNPLLVKICGTRSAEAATEAIKAGADLVGMILVPGTKRCVSDETALAISKAVHDAQTTAGEAVKLPKTATDFFSVSAELLRKHRPLLVGVFMNQPLEEVLEKQRLYNLDIVQLHGDEPLEWASLIPVPVIRKFKPGQVGVGVRGYHAVSLLDSGAGTGKLLDVESVKAELEKDAGLQVLLAGGLEPGNVTESVKALGALGGQVIGVDVSSGVEEDGKQSLEKIRTFVKAAKAIR; the protein is encoded by the exons ATGAAAATGCCTGCCATTATCGATCACTCACCCCACCATCCCGATCCGTCTCCCCTCGTTCCAACGGCGTCCAACCTAATCCTCATCGACAACTACGACTCCTTTACCTGGAATGTCTATCAGTATCTTGTTCTGGAGGGCGCCAAAGTGACCGTCTTCAGAAACGACCAGATCACTCTTGAAGAGCTCATTGCCAAGAAGCCAACACAACTGGTCATCAGCCCTGGTCCCGGCCATCCAGGTACAGACTCGGGTATCAGTCGTGATGCCATCAAACACTTTGCTGGCAAGGTGCCCATCTTCGGTGTTTGCATGGGGCA GCAATGCATGATTGATCTGTACGGTGGAGAAGTAAGCTTTGCTGGTGAGATCTTGCATGGCAAGACCTCACCCCTTTGTCACGATGGAAAAGGTGTCTATGCTGGCCTGGCCCAGGACCTGCCAGTAACACGTTATCACTCCCTCGCCGGCACTCACGTTACTCTTCCAAAATGCCTCCAGGTCACCTCCTGGATCGCCAATCAAGATGGGTCCAAGGGTGTCATCATGGGTGTTCGCCACACAGAGTACACTATCGAGGGTGTGCAATTCCACCCAGAAAGTATCCTGTCTGCCGATGGCCGCCTCATGCTCAAGAACTTTTTGTACATGCAGGGGGGCACTTGGGCTGAGAATGAGCGGTTACAAAAGGCTTCCCAAGAGTCCAAGATTGTCCCGAAAAAGGCCATTCCAGCCAAGAACAACATCCTTCAAAAGATCTACGCTCACCGTAAGGAGGCCGTGGCCGCCCAGAAGCAGATTCCCTCACAAAGACCATCCGACTTGCAAGCGGCgtacaacctcaacctcgcccctCCTCAGATCTCCCTCGTCGACCGTCTTCGTCAGTCCCCATTTGATGTAGCTTTGGCGGCAGAGATTAAGAGAGGGTCACCATCCAAGGGCATCTTTGCTCTTAATATCGACGCCCCAACCCAGGCCCGCAGATACGCTCTTGCCGGAGCCAGTGTCATTTCCGTTCTCACCGAGCCAGAGTGGTTCAAGGGCAGCATTGAAGACCTCCGCGCTGTGCGCCAAGTACTCAATGGCATGCCCAACCGCCCGGCTGTTCTCCGAAAGGAGTTCATTTTTGAGGAGTACCAGATTTTGGAAGCCCGGCTGGCAGGTGCCGATACTGTGCTTCTCATTGTCAAGATGTTGGAGATCGACCTTCTCGAGCGTCTGTACGAGTACTCGCTCTCACTCGGCATGGAACCATTAGTAGAGGTACAAAACGCCGAAGAGATGACCATTGCCATCAAGCTTGGTGCCAAGGCCATTGGTGTCAACAACCGCAACCTGGAGAATTTCGAGGTCGATCTTGGAACCACGGGGCGCTTGAAGGAAATGGTGCCCAAGGACACGTTTTTGCTCGCTCTCAGCGGCATCAACAGCCACCAGGATGTTCTCGACTGCAAGAGGGATGGTATCAACGGCATTCTTGTTGGCGAGGCCATCATGCGCGCTCCTGACGCGTCCAAGTTTATCAGGGAGCTTTGTGCTGGTCCTGAGACGGCTGCTCCTCAGAGAGTTACCAACCCTCTGCTTGTCAAAATCTGCGGCACCCGCTCTGCCGAGGCGGCCACGGAAGCTATCAAGGCTGGTGCTGACCTTGTGGGCATGATTCTTGTGCCTGGCACGAAACGGTGTGTTTCTGATGAAACGGCCCTGGCCATCTCGAAGGCTGTTCATGATGCGCAGACCACTGCTGGTGAGGCGGTTAAACTCCCCAAGACAGCCACGGACTTCTTTTCTGTTTCGGCTGAGCTCCTGAGGAAACACCgccctcttcttgttggtgtgTTTATGAACCAGCccctggaggaggtgctcgAGAAGCAGAGGCTGTACAACCTTGATATCGTCCAGCTTCACGGTGACGAGCCACTTGAGTGGGCGTCCCTTATCCCGGTACCAGTCATCCGGAAGTTCAAGCCTGGGCAGGTTGGCGTTGGAGTGAGGGGGTACCACGCTGTTTCACTCCTGGATTCTGGCGCTGGCACAGGCAAGTTGCTTGATGTTGAGAGTGTCAAGGCCgagttggagaaggatgCTGGGTTGcaggtgttgttggctggtggtCTGGAGCCAGGGAACGTGACCGAGTCTGTGAAGGCCTTGGGTGCGTTGGGCGGGCAGGTtattggtgttgatgttagCAGTGGGGtagaggaggatgggaagcaGAGCTTGGAAAAGATTAGGACTTTTGTCAAGGCTGCGAAGGCTATTCGGTAG
- a CDS encoding hypothetical protein (EggNog:ENOG503P1CP; COG:S) produces MVRFIPGVTATSPGTNENGSDPLTDLTLLLNRLQRTILHADAEREARLKESEFEREKALRNITYARSLLTKVEQDTLGIKIHARRQDLQGDLVRKRELLEQLAERLADLTEVGSRRDNEEENEDDTSEGEDILADIIVTPSASESQDSISRPTDEEELDEDDDDDGVLGTPQFQGEPRLPRLPPPPVHTPSQENLQAGIAAAQSTTETKAELRPRKGRDDRPTKEDKPSAISSSSALFGDRDNKSAPTTALSAVTTTEAILDHQRAEQDALSESILQLASQLKASSQAFSMSLEEDKEVVEKAGEGMNKTGEGMDAVTRRMTTLQRMTEGEGWWGRMRLYAIVYGLMVVLVLVVFVMPKLRF; encoded by the coding sequence ATGGTTCGATTCATACCCGGAGTGACGGCGACATCGCCAGGTACCAACGAGAACGGCAGCGATCCCCTGACGGACCTCACCCTACTGCTCAACCGCCTCCAGCGCACCATCCTCCACGCCGACGCCGAACGGGAAGCCAGGCTCAAAGAGAGCGAGTttgaaagagaaaaggcgCTGCGCAATATCACTTATGCCCGGTCGCTGCTCACAAAGGTCGAGCAAGACACCCTGGGTATCAAGATTCATGCGCGCCGGCAGGATCTCCAGGGGGATCTCGTGCGAAAACGGGAGTTGCTTGAGCAGTTGGCGGAACGGCTGGCTGATTTGACTGAGGTGGGGAGCAGGCGGGATAATGAAGAGGAGAATGAGGATGATACTTcggaaggggaggatattCTGGCTGATATCATTGTTACGCCAAGTGCGAGTGAGAGTCAAGATTCCATTTCGAGACCgacggatgaggaagagctggatgaggatgatgatgatgatggggtgtTGGGGACGCCGCAGTTTCAGGGCGagccaaggctgccgaggctaccgccgccgccggtgcaTACGCCTTCTCAGGAGAATTTACAGGCTGGGATAGCGGCTGCACAATCAACGACGGAAACGAAGGCTGAGCTTCGGCCGAGGAAGGGTCGGGATGATAGGCCGACGAAAGAGGACAAGCCGTCGGCGAtatcttcctcttctgcgCTGTTTGGGGACAGGGACAATAAGTCTGCGCCTACGACTGCTCTCTCGGCGGTGACGACGACGGAAGCTATTCTTGACCACCAGCGGGCGGAGCAGGATGCCTTGTCGGAGTCTATTTTGCAGCTTGCATCCCAGCTTAAGGCATCCTCGCAGGCGTTTTCGATGAGTTTGGAAGAGGAtaaggaggtggtggagaaggcgggggaggggatgaacaagacgggggaggggatggatgctgtcacgaggaggatgacgacgctGCAGAGGAtgacggagggggagggttggtgggggaggatgaggttgtaTGCGATTGTGTatgggttgatggtggtgttggttttggtggtttttgtCATGCCCAAGTTGAGGTTTTAA
- a CDS encoding hypothetical protein (EggNog:ENOG503P4PC) gives MSRGIRFKVKDLTFKEKGMFAKFTIAVCGSFKNNPNTHWNDTNLHRWITLRGGRYHRGATITRDVTHFVTDEDELRSRSPRAVEALRNKRIQIVPLEWLEFSMINRKVLPAVKGGEYDLREGVRREGERVRRERRVEMGRVLGERAVNTNLYRVYTDGTFYRYEVELFRESNAVQGPTPETTPVKLQLPALCKGVSDLDSEVETKAEVGSENQTPTEKEPGFSFHHPVVIFEDGPELDGQPKYRTPMDLQLAYRQLPTLTTVTPESQDEVDPEDVEMDIEAEPETPTKTARADRGEKYTLTLYESLAQPPLYFFCAKYSKSSTDTFPKYYRPSETPQLFWTEYTHFIEFFHKKTGLEWRKRLLFCGEGKSGAGSKRKGKEKEEDDEEAGEGEGVEKGWFTYSPPGGGKPVGWVPEECIPKEKEGEVEGSGVPDGRG, from the exons atgtccCGCGGCATCCGCTTCAAGGTCAAAGACCTCACCTTTAAGGAAAAGGGAATGTTTGCCAAGTTCACCATCGCTGTCTGCGGGTCCTTCAagaacaaccccaacacccactGGAACgacaccaacctccaccgctGGATCACGCTCCGGGGCGGGCGGTATCATAGAGGAGCTACCATCACGAGGGACGTCACTCATTTTGTgacggacgaggatgagctgaGGTCGAGGTCtccgagggcggtggaggcgttgaggaaCAAGAGGATTCAGATTGTGCCGTTGGAGTGGTTGGAGTTTAGCATGATCAACAGGAAGGTCTTGCCGgcggtgaaggggggggagtatgacttgcgggagggggtgaggagggagggggagagggttaggagggagaggagggttgagatggggagggtgttgggggagagggcggtTAATACTA ATTTATATCGGGTTTACACGGATGGGACATTTTACCGGTATGAGGTTGAGTTGTTTCGGGAGTCGAATGCTGTTCAGGGGCCAACGCCGGAGACGACGCCGGTGAAGCTGCAGCTTCCGGCTTTGTGTAAGGGGGTGTCAGATCTAGACTCTGAGGTTGAGACAAAGGCAGAAGTGGGATCAGAGAATCAGACACCGACAGAAAAAGAACCGGGTTTCTCTTTCCACCATCCTGTGGTCATCTTTGAGGATGGCCCTGAGCTGGACGGTCAGCCCAAGTACCGCACACCCATGGATTTGCAGCTGGCTTATCGTCAGCTGCCTACTCTCACGACTGTTACCCCCGAATCTCAAGACGAAGTTGACCCtgaggatgttgagatggaCATTGAGGCTGAACCAGAGACACCCACTAAGACGGCCAGAGCTGACCGCGGGGAGAAGTACACACTTACG CTCTACGAATCCCTagcccaaccccccctctaCTTCTTTTGCGCCAAGTACTCCAAGTCCAGCACGGACACCTTTCCCAAGTATTACCGTCCCTCGGAGACGCCGCAGCTCTTTTGGACAGAGTACACTCACTTTATTGAGTTCTTCCACAAGAAGACGGGGTTGGAGTGGCGGAAGAGGTTGCTGTTCTGTGGTGAGGGGAAGTCGGGTGCGGGAAGtaagaggaaggggaaggagaaggaggaagatgatgaggaggcgggggagggggagggggtggaaaaggggtggttTACGTACTCTCCTCCTGGGGGTGGGAAGCCAGTTGGGTGGGTTCCGGAGGAGTGTAtccccaaggagaaggagggagaggtggagggcaGTGGGGTGCCGGATGGGAGGGGATag
- a CDS encoding hypothetical protein (COG:U; EggNog:ENOG503NWX3), which produces MAAPTDKTYFPPLEDCLKGRAPLLSWRLVASALEDSNSDRLTSTAVSDFLRDGFVHQLLKEPTKPFSPPTNQSKLDFQTRTGAINVVPSPKDPYDLRQIKEDATWLSKNANVNEVAALRIVVVEYQSRAHSHLTGPFSTQDAANIREAVGVSDAQASSFLSSLNVVAVVDAEANWAEFESETKRRQRLITTFLTERRSFFASADAFTTFLLHSRPGNRTPAADELRQDIMKTAFNWDDRDFQVADPSLLKAMAPTYFAVLPELVEEVEKGPRELEKTVLTSQIELDWSRTSITEVIHAMSVAFQIMDLEGPQFHSLELVAQWFTLMDNYRFLEPIMPILEQHDMLAELVLPVRSLMTVISLKFLNIDRALLYLSPPDDVDRSEVLVDGEEPYLNSAELLKQIHDILQAATSIGVPMAVPLAFAWSLIIHQMHVGYQDRAERRDLINNQRARGTFESEAIAPPTPPEGRQRRNSGGSLISIEQSPYDAFLEVANLERDMQVAETMAMVATSRGHVYNIISEMISCLGYGETAAFRPMIGARSRVVFEDLLKRTFHVVGYQTEPVACLLYLLSGSRSYWDISSEVPNSAALDIYTQMLTDPLLRTQYTEQSHNRYPYEFIPFTEICRSLLAALVSDKQSSEQIVGWLYRTPSLTIEWNPMWDRSYHLVNEDENTNSFCVDEDIDLFSARSFRKVAPQEKFTIPSGTYGRFVTDVGRVAKLEFEHSALALLGKRLEVYLSDGAWDSGLGQLTTDDLAEAISLLAVVLRTEVLRSTGRSPKPNTESAIKVLQETSSSLPRNNDIIKVVCGILNGLIEEDPTQLDAGKFKVMTASLQFLHALLPVVPGRVWSYMSNCGLISSEGRSGRLSRITGNLDMYAERVDFLQSAVKLFSSLVENAMSSAAQRKTAASPNARVRIDENPWAGMSEKILSQVCLAIAQTAVDIFENSATWRFESEVGESIVITEVVNIMTSLLFYTYSMGSPESPKNLTSCLLEASRYIIEGFLAPASSSLRFQPLLTSLLAAFNITDSTLYPYRSRIVSERLTGVVSFATIILRVASYLDHPTAAIQTQLFKCAALVARLPAIKHSFKMPVIALLSALVENAGKGSGEPPSLLGYLGPQVSHSFIQIASQLDKPFDRIPEVVRTWNFFSIILRNRQQWMANCFLTGKTPRQALKGDAKMSEISPDSVLSTALEKLRSIVTLPSQEALAILDFFTSAQNYWAWTIFAMQKDKSFLDGLRSYVKNLKAPELVFKNDPAEAGYQARIAAYIAETFAMQLYHLRQMRQAQDFATKVVEDLDYFLRHGVQVADYNASLHSNFAKNFSQRYPGLELDDFKRTVLVPKNLGAQYYYGMDFAEKMLGYDAGWAGAGSKKNGFRTEMEKANLNLSLVEAEVALFHAWEYLILELSSCLLPKSGIISRQMIQVAEQCLEANQRPSAPDHIFIRLTESRANLTLTLLKRLADCSQLPKDFTQLLTLVATTINVVDNPFATENITYFRTLLRILFVTLRGTKLSSNAPAPGKAGPETSVAATQLVITILDRVVAQSFRALAGLVHEPGSPTEPDDMALVTGILQACLAVPGLDQCQGQIITIMSNHNIFQVATSLFSWSDKLVGRNGDPVYGEISLLFLLELSSLPQIAEQLAVNGILGHITSANIAGFLRRKNITPFTESVNKMRCYSIWSRALLPMLINILGALGPTIAPEVAFVLNQFPNLLESSIERLAAPGMDRTIPTMSFGSEDSTRTHPFYITLATMNEIHSLSLLAKVLGALRENNTRDIPEVTGWDSGKVLEHVEFWLQSRKVLRERLLPLTEREREWWGMKTREGAGGGDCQTVLEEKVVGVLEGVRDVLMAGEEGEE; this is translated from the exons ATGGCTGCCCCAACTGACAAAACATACTTCCCCCCCCTCGAGGACTGCTTGAAAGGCAGGGCTCCTCTTCT CTCATGGAGACTTGTCGCATCCGCCCTCGAAGATTCGAATAGCGACCGATTGACCAGCACTGCCGTATCGGATTTTCTTCGAGATGGCTTCGTCCATCAGCTATTAAAAGAGCCCACCAAGCCATTTAGTCCCCCAACGAACCAGTCCAAGCTCGATTTCCAAACCAGGACGGGCGCCATTAATGTTGTACCATCACCAAAGGACCCCTACGACCTGAGGCAAATCAAGGAGGACGCAACATGGCTAAGCAAGAATGCGAATGTCAACGAGGTGGCTGCGCTGCgcattgtggtggtggaataTCAGTCGCGCGCCCACAGCCATCTTACCGGACCCTTCTCAACACAGGATGCCGCCAACATTCGGGAAGCTGTTGGTGTCAGCGATGCCCAGGCCTCGAGCTTCCTTTCTAGTCTCAAcgtggtggcagtggtggaTGCCGAAGCAAACTGGGCCGAGTTCGAAAGCGAGACGAAACGTCGCCAGCGCCTTATCACGACGTTTCTAACCGAAAGACGGTCTTTCTTCGCCTCGGCTGATGCCTTTACAACCTTTTTGCTACATTCGCGACCCGGTAATAGAACGCCAGCGGCAGACGAGTTACGGCAGGACATTATGAAGACTGCCTTCAACTGGGATGACCGCGACTTCCAAGTTGCCGACCCATCGCTCCTCAAAGCCATGGCACCCACCTATTTTGCAGTTCTTCCCGAGTTggtcgaggaggtggaaaagggtCCACGGGAGCTCGAGAAGACGGTCTTGACCTCCCAGATCGAGTTGGATTGGAGTCGGACATCCATCACCGAAGTTATCCACGCCATGTCGGTGGCATTTCAGATCATGGATCTTGAAGGCCCACAATTCCATTCTCTGGAACTTGTTGCGCAATGGTTTACCCTCATGGATAACTACCGATTCCTCGAGCCCATCATGCCGATTCTTGAACAACATGATATGCTTGCCGAGCTGGTCCTCCCTGTTCGGAGCTTAATGACTGTCATTTCACTCAAGTTTCTCAATATCGACCGTGCGCTTTTGTACCTGTCGCCCCCAGACGATGTCGATCGGAGTGAGGTGCtggtggatggtgaagaGCCCTACCTCAACTCGGCCGAGCTTCTAAAACAAATCCATGACATCCTCCAGGCGGCTACCAGCATTGGTGTACCAATGGCTGTTCCGCTTGCCTTTGCGTGGTCCTTGATCATTCACCAGATGCACGTCGGCTACCAGGATAGAGCCGAGCGGAGGGATTTGATCAACAACCAAAGGGCCAGAGGCACGTTCGAATCAGAGGCCATCGCGCCTCCTACACCGCCAGAAGGGCGACAGCGACGAAATTCCGGCGGAAGTTTGATCTCGATCGAGCAATCACCCTACGACGCCTTTCTGGAAGTTGCAAACCTGGAGCGAGACATGCAAGTGGCCGAAACAATGGCCATGGTGGCTACCTCGAGGGGCCATGTCTACAATATCATCAGCGAGATGATTAGCTGTCTGGGCTATGGCGAGACGGCTGCTTTTCGACCGATGATTGGTGCTCGTTCACGCGTGGTGTTTGAAGACCTCTTGAAGCGGACTTTCCATGTTGTGGGCTACCAGACTGAGCCTGTTGCATGTCTGCTGTATCTGTTGTCTGGCAGCAGGTCATACTGGGACATCTCTTCAGAAGTCCCCAACTCGGCTGCGCTAGACATATACACTCAGATGCTCACAGACCCGCTCTTGAGAACACAGTACACCGAACAGTCGCACAATAGATACCCATACGAATTCATCCCCTTCACCGAGATATGTCGATCGTTGTTGGCAGCTCTAGTGTCCGATAAGCAGAGCTCGGAGCAGATAGTCGGATGGCTTTACAGAACACCAAGTCTGACCATCGAGTGGAATCCCATGTGGGATCGATCATATCATCTGGTGAATGAAGATGAAAATACGAATTCATTCTGCGTGGATGAGGACATCGACCTGTTTAGCGCACGATCCTTCAGGAAAGTCGCGCCTCAAGAAAAATTCACCATTCCGAGCGGAACATATGGCCGGTTCGTCACCGATGTTGGCAGAGTAGCCAAGCTCGAGTTTGAACACTCGGCTCTGGCGCTGCTTGGGAAACGCCTCGAGGTATACCTGTCGGACGGGGCGTGGGACAGCGGGTTAGGGCAACTTACCACGGACGACCTTGCGGAAGCGATATCCCTCCTGGCTGTCGTGTTGCGGACTGAAGTTCTCAGGAGCACGGGTAgatcaccaaaaccaaacacaGAGAgcgccatcaaggttcttCAAGaaaccagcagcagcctcccgCGTAacaacgacatcatcaaaGTCGTGTGTGGGATTTTGAATGGCTTGATTGAAGAGGATCCTACTCAGCTGGATGCCGGCAAGTTCAAGGTGATGACGGCCTCCCTCCAGTTTCTCCATGCGTTGCTACCAGTGGTCCCCGGCCGGGTTTGGTCATACATGTCCAACTGTGGTCTCATCAGCAGCGAGGGGCGGTCCGGTCGACTCTCCAGAATCACCGGCAATCTGGACATGTACGCCGAGCGGGTAGACTTCCTGCAGTCCGCTGTGAAGCTGTTCTCCAGCTTGGTGGAAAACGCAATGTCGAGTGCTGCGCAGCGGAAGACGGCGGCAAGCCCCAATGCCCGCGTCAGAATTGACGAGAACCCATGGGCCGGCATGTCGGAGAAGATTCTGTCTCAAGTGTGCCTTGCGATAGCCCAGACCGCTGTAGACATCTTTGAAAACTCAGCGACATGGAGATTCGAGTCAGAGGTGGGCGAAAGCATTGTGATCACAGAGGTGGTGAACATCATGACCAGCCTGCTCTTCTACACATACAGCATGGGTTCGCCGGAATCGCCTAAGAACTTGACAAGCTGCCTGTTGGAGGCTTCTCGGTACATCATTGAAGGCTTTTTGGCTCCCGCGTCCAGCTCGCTTCGATTCCAACCACTGTTGACCTCGCTCCTGgccgccttcaacatcaccgaCTCGACACTCTACCCTTATCGATCCCGTATTGTATCGGAAAGACTCACGGGGGTGGTTTCGTTTGCCACCATTATCCTGAGAGTTGCTAGCTACCTGGACCACCCCACGGCCGCCATCCAAACGCAGCTATTCAAGTGCGCCGCCCTTGTTGCTAGACTTCCAGCCATCAAGCACTCCTTCAAGATGCCTGTCATAGCACTGTTGAGCGCACTGGTCGAAAATGCCGGCAAGGGTTCCGGTGAACCGCCATCATTGCTTGGCTACCTTGGCCCGCAAGTGTCTCACTCGTTCATTCAGATTGCCTCCCAGTTGGACAAGCCCTTTGACAGGATAcccgaggtggtgaggaccTGGAACTTCTTTTCCATCATCCTACGCAACCGGCAACAGTGGATGGCGAACTGTTTTCTCACCGGCAAGACCCCTCGCCAGGCTCTCAAGGGTGACGCAAAGATGTCAGAGATCTCACCAGACTCGGTACTGTCCACAGCGTTGGAGAAGCTTCGGTCTATTGTCACGTTGCCTAGCCAGGAAGCCCTCGCCATTCTGGACTTTTTCACGTCGGCGCAGAACTACTGGGCTTGGACCATCTTTGCCATGCAAAAGGATAAGTCCTTTTTGGATGGCCTGCGGTCCTATGTCAAGAACCTCAAAGCTCCCGAGCTCGTCTTTAAGAACGACCCGGCCGAGGCGGGTTACCAAGCCAGGATAGCAGCTTACATTGCCGAGACCTTTGCAATGCAGCTTTACCACTTGCGGCAGATGCGTCAGGCACAGGACTTTGCCACCAAGGTTGTGGAAGACCTCGACTATTTCCTTAGGCATGGTGTTCAGGTAGCGGATTATAATGCCTCGCTACACTCTAACTTTGCAAAGAATTTTAGTCAGAGGTATCCAGGTCTTGAGTTGGATGACTTTAAGAGGACTGTCCTGGTACCCAAGAATCTTGGAGCACAGTACTATTATGGCATGGATTTCGCTGAAAAGATGCTCGGATATGATGCGGGTTGGGCGGGAGCCGGGTCTAAGAAGAATGGTTTCCGGAcagagatggagaaggccaaTCTCAACCTGTCGCTTGTGGAAGCCGAGGTG GCCCTCTTCCATGCTTGGGAATATCTCATTCTCGAACTCAGCAGTTGCTTGTTGCCAAAGAGCGGCATCATTTCGAGGCAAATGATTCAAGTGGCAGAGCAGTGCCTGGAGGCCAACCAAAGACCTTCAGCTCCGGACCACATCTTTATCCGACTTACCGAGTCGAGAGCTAACTTGACCCTGACGCTGCTGAAGCGTTTGGCTGATTGCTCACAGCTACCCAAGGACTTTACCCAGCTCCTGACTCTGGTTGCCACAACCATCAATGTGGTCGACAACCCTTTTGCCACAGAAAACATTACCTACTTCCGCACACTCCTGAGGATACTCTTCGTCACGCTCCGCGGAACCAAGCTCTCTTCCAATGCACCCGCTCCCGGCAAGGCGGGCCCCGAGACCTCGGTAGCGGCCACGCAGTTGGTGATCACCATTCTCGACCGTGTAGTGGCTCAGTCTTTCCGTGCATTGGCTGGTCTTGTCCACGAGCCTGGCTCCCCCACTGAGCCTGACGACATGGCTTTGGTGACTGGCATCCTCCAGGCTTGTCTCGCCGTCCCCGGCCTCGACCAATGCCAGGGGcagatcatcaccatcatgtccAACCACAACATCTTCCAAGTCGCCACCTCACTGTTCAGCTGGTCCGACAAGCTCGTCGGTCGCAACGGCGACCCAGTCTACGGCGAGATCTCCTTGCTGTTCCTCCTCGAACTCTCGTCCCTCCCCCAGATCGCCGAACAGCTTGCAGTCAACGGCATCCTGGGTCACATCACCTCGGCCAACATTGCCGGCTTCCTCCGCAGGAAGAACATCACCCCCTTTACGGAATCCGTCAACAAGATGCGCTGCTACTCGATCTGGTCTCGTGCCCTCCTGCCAATGCTAATCAACATCCTCGGCGCCTTGGGTCCTACCATCGCGCCCGAAGTAGCCTTTGTGTTGAACCAGTTCCCGAACTTACTTGAATCCTCTATCGAGAGGCTTGCAGCCCCGGGAATGGACAGAACAATCCCCACCATGTCGTTTGGCTCAGAAGACAGCACCAGAACCCACCCTTTTTACATTACCCTGGCGACGATGAACGAGATTCACTCTCTGAGTCTGCTGGCGAAGGTGTTGGgggcgttgagggagaaCAACACGAGGGATATACCCGAGGTGACGGGGTGGGACTCGGGAAAGGTGCTGGAGCATGTCGAGTTTTGGCTGCAGAGTAGAAAGGtgctgagggagaggttgctgccgctgacggagagggagagagagtgGTGGGGGATGAAGACAAGGGAGGGCgcaggggggggggattgtCAGACtgtgctggaggagaaggttgttggggttttggagggggtgagggatgttttgatggctggggaggagggggaggagtaa